In Heyndrickxia vini, the sequence TTCCTTTTTATAGGAATCGAATTCCTTTGATCCCCCAATTTTCCGGTAATACCGTGCTCCAATCTGTTTCCAATCAAAATGATGTTCGACCATTGAAATTTGATAAAAAGCTGTTAGAAAGTGTAAAAATAACAGTTGCTTTTGAAACCTCCAAGTAGAACTATTGTGATTAATTTTCCCCTCAGTTACAACTTCATCTAATATATCTTTTAATCTATAGAGTTGTTCTTTCCGTGTAAGGTTAGGTAAAGAAGAGTTCTTTATTTTAATCCATTGTTCTTTCCATTCAGTGATGGATTGAGTCTTCTTTGTTTCATGTTCATCCTCTATTTGCTTTTTATACAGAAATAAAGAGAAACCCATTCGAAACTGTACGCTTTTCACCGTTCTCTCGTCTTTAGCCAAGCGATACTCTCGAATGATCCAACCGTTACGAATCCACTCATATGTTTCATTTGTGAGTTCGAATTGCTTCTTTGACTTTGGACTTGTAAAATCTTTTAGGAGAATACTTGGTGGGACATTTTGATTATTAATCCCCAGGGTAAACATCGCAACCGTCCTTCTAGTCCGGGCAGTCTTTTTTTCAACAGGAATATCGATAAGCCCATTATTTTCTCTAATATCTAGTAAATTAAGTTCTTCATTTTTTAATAATATATATTCATACAAATAATCTTTCCATACATTATTTATCAAACTTTGGTCCCCCTCTAGTACTTTTATTTTATCATAGAGCAAGGAGCAACTTTCGTTTACAGCTAATAACAAATTTTGTAAAAAGGCATTGTTCGTTTTTAGAAAATTTGAATGTAGGTTTCAAAAAATGCAAAAAACGGGAAAGCCAATTACTGCTTTCCCGTTTCCATTACATAATATAAATTAAAAATAGTCTCTTATTGTGGCCAACACTCTACTCATCTTCTTCACCCCAAAACATTTCTTCTTTCTCATTTATAATTTGTTCTTTAGGAGGCCTACTATCAAAATAATTATCAAATAACATATTGAGTAATTTTATCCGTGCCTTATTATCCATTTCTACAATTGCTTCCATAATCTCATCAGCAGTCATTTATAACCACCTCATTAAGTAATAAATTGATTTAAATTAATTATACAAAATCTTATCTTTTTAAAGAGTACTACTTGTTCTTGAAATATAGTTGGAACTTTAATTTTTACCTTCTCTTCTTCCGAACTCATCGGCATCATTCCTTGGTAAAAAAAATGACCCACATTGGTCCGCATTGTTAAGAGGCGTTGTGGGTTCTGTTAACTTTAAATTAACAATCGGCTTTCTGATTGTCAAGCGCCTTAAGGATAACAAGTACTTTCTTATCAACCTCTCTGATTTTATTTGTCGTGGTAACTTTAATTTATCAGAAGTAGTCCTTATTTTTATTCAAAAAATAATCAAAGCCGGTGAAATTTTACTCGTCGTAAAAATTCACCGGCTTTTTCATCTTAGTAGTGGGTTTTGTACTCTTTTTATTAGTATCGAAATTGGTCCATTTCTTCTTTGGTTAATTCTATTGGTTGTTTTCCAACAGCTTTACAATACTTGTGCATGTCTCGAATTCGAATTCTTGGAGGTTTGTCGCCTGGAAGTACGTATTTCCCACTAGGTATGAAATTGTCCATGTCATCTTCAAAGTTCGTATGGTGCACTGGATTTTCATACTCCTCTCTCGTCGCTTTATACCCCCTTTCGGTAGGCTTAACAACAAATGATTTCAATTCGGGCATATTGTAACACCTCCTACAAAATGTGACCTTAGTAATCCTTCTGATTTATCGGTGTCAAAGAAGTAAAAGGGTCTTCCTTCTTGATAACTTGCTAATGTTGCACCTAGCTTGTCTCTGTAATATTCTTCATTATAATTCTTTTTCGCGAACAAACCAACATATCCTTCAAATTCTAGGGTAAAACTATAATCCATTGCAAAACATAATAAATGATTCCCAGAATACGCATATTTTCGTTTAGGAAAATCCCGCTTGTTTTGGGGAGCTGATTCCATCAACTTTACATAAATCATTTGACTGTGGTGCCATTCCTGAATCGCAATTACTCCCTGTATCTCTACAGTATTCCCTTTGACAAATAAACCAAACACCAAGTTATTCTTGATTTTAAATTCCTTTTCCCAGTCGAACCAACCATTACGTTTGGTTAGTCCATACTTTTTCACATCACTTTTCTCCAATGCTTGAAAGCAAACATCTACATAATCCCCTGATTGGACATTTACTAGCATAAGATCTAATTCTCGCTTTCTATATTCTACTTATAATTATAGCATGCACATAGAATTCAGTGTGTGTAAAAAGGTAAAATGATGGGAAAGCGGACATTCAAAAAAACTTACCTAATTATGCCAATCGAGTTGATTCCCCCTTCACAAAATACCCCGCCACCGCCGGAAACCGCTCAAACTCCCTCCTCATCTCCCGGAACGAGATCACATCATTCCCTCTAGTAAGCTCAAAATCTAGCAAATATTCATGACAATTCAGTGGGTACTTATGAAATGATTTACGATAGAACTCTATAGCCTCTTCCTCACTACCGGCATAGATAAAGACAAAGTTCTTCTTGTCCATCTTCAAGGAATAGATGCCAATTTTACGAATCCCCAATACATTCTTTTGCACTAATTCTGCTATTTTTTCATGATTTGCTTGCTTCATGTCTATTTTGGATAGATCATCATCCAATGAAATTTTCTTCTCTGCTAATAAATGATATAGGGAATGAGCCAGTGTAGAATCTTCATAAAGCAAACTATACTCATACATCTCTCTCACCAACATATGATAACACCCCGATTTCAGAAATTTATCAGCCACCAAAATGCGGACTCTGTTCATATTTTTCCCCAATTGCCCCTGTATGCTCGTTGTAATTCACCTTGATTGTTCCAACAGGACCATTCCGGTTTTTCGAGATAATCATTTCAAGGGAATGATCTTCAGAATCCTTGTTATAATAGGCTTCGCGATATAGAAATAAAATGACATCGGCATCCTGTTCGACACTACCGGATTCACGAATATCAGACATCATCGGCCGTTTATTGGCTCTCGTTTCGACAGATCGATTGAGCTGTGCCAAACAAATGACAGGGCAGTCAAAATCCTTCGCCATCGTTTTGAGCGATTTAGATATTTCTGTTACCTGTAGATGGGGATTTCCCCCGTAAAATTCACTTGGGTGAATCAGTGTTAAGTAATCGATAAAAACGATTGGTTTCTTAGATGGGTATTCGTGCATGAGTTTTCTTGTTTTCGCTCTCATTTCAGCAACGGTTTGCCCTGCCCCATCAAAGATTTGCATATTGGTTTCATCAAGATCACCAATGACATCCGACCATTTCTGCTTTTGACTTTGACTAAGCATTCGTTTCGGATCCCGCATTTTGACACGGTTATATCCTCCGGTCGAAGCCATTAATCGCGAGGTGATGAGCTTTTCAGGCATTTCCAGGGAAAAGACGAGTGGCAGAAATCCTGCCCAACCCGCTATTTTTGCAAAATGAAGCATCACATCGGTTTTCCCCATTGATGGCCTTCCCGCTACAATTGTCACTTCCCCGCTCTGAAAGCCTCCGGTCACAAGATCAAGCTTTTTGATCCCCGATGTCACGCCTTTTGAATGATATTGATCTTCCCAAGGTGCTTCATAGATTCTCACTAATGCTTGGTGTAAAGAGGTGTGATC encodes:
- a CDS encoding DnaB-like helicase C-terminal domain-containing protein produces the protein MSVVEKTFLGSLMKAEYLLHDTIIQPDHLESKQHEELMRRMMQLKQAGKNIDLLTFTTLPNLESYGGMSYLSEILSYANLEKFNETEKLILDMWKEREKRNILTLAAMNDWEIAKVIAELDKINQSKMEDHTSLHQALVRIYEAPWEDQYHSKGVTSGIKKLDLVTGGFQSGEVTIVAGRPSMGKTDVMLHFAKIAGWAGFLPLVFSLEMPEKLITSRLMASTGGYNRVKMRDPKRMLSQSQKQKWSDVIGDLDETNMQIFDGAGQTVAEMRAKTRKLMHEYPSKKPIVFIDYLTLIHPSEFYGGNPHLQVTEISKSLKTMAKDFDCPVICLAQLNRSVETRANKRPMMSDIRESGSVEQDADVILFLYREAYYNKDSEDHSLEMIISKNRNGPVGTIKVNYNEHTGAIGEKYEQSPHFGG
- a CDS encoding DUF2399 domain-containing protein, translated to MINNVWKDYLYEYILLKNEELNLLDIRENNGLIDIPVEKKTARTRRTVAMFTLGINNQNVPPSILLKDFTSPKSKKQFELTNETYEWIRNGWIIREYRLAKDERTVKSVQFRMGFSLFLYKKQIEDEHETKKTQSITEWKEQWIKIKNSSLPNLTRKEQLYRLKDILDEVVTEGKINHNSSTWRFQKQLLFLHFLTAFYQISMVEHHFDWKQIGARYYRKIGGSKEFDSYKKEFIEGAEELLEYPLHLLGLSSLGTITPIYFTGPMRGVSVSYDYGPIHATTDLAVFTEDFQTDAQVLWLVENRGILTRMAYDKNFLLDSKSLVLGIDGQLRSAHRRLIEQLVSNVKQVIIWTDVDEAGLIIAKDIGETVQKYRSITKWVVPPLEVVLNVEEFQSRYEKAIQVQKVEQEQEIGGVERWKKWISP